One genomic window of Paeniglutamicibacter sp. Y32M11 includes the following:
- a CDS encoding MFS transporter: MNRVPEDQPASPSPWQGHRHGSAGYRRMILALFAAGVATFSQLYSVQGVLPELARDLVISESDAALAVSAATLGLATSVLFWSLLADRMGRLRAMSFAVLAAVVLGLAVPFSPGYEVLLVLRFIEGLALGGIPAVALAYLSEEISPLHSAVAAGTYISGTTLGGLAGRLVAGPLSEFVSWRVGTLVVSLMAAVAAAVFITMAPKPQGFTPVPWRSPHRVPLWKKLWMNLRRGSLLVLYAQGFLLMGGFVAVYNYLGFRLEAAPFFIPASLASLVFVAYLSGTWSSRKSGSMVARFNRLPVLLFCIGLMSVGLAVTLVNFLPTVVVGLLIFTAGFFGAHSVANGWIPMLAIGGRAQAASLYNLAYYSGSSVFGWALGFAFNAGNWAGLVLAVLCLLVCAAVLALLGLRRGPVSGPGSAPSSLPSS, encoded by the coding sequence GTGAATCGCGTTCCCGAAGACCAGCCCGCGTCACCGTCCCCCTGGCAGGGGCACCGGCATGGAAGCGCCGGCTACCGCCGGATGATCCTTGCCCTCTTTGCCGCAGGTGTAGCCACCTTCTCCCAGTTGTACTCGGTTCAAGGTGTGCTGCCGGAGCTCGCCCGAGATCTCGTCATCTCCGAATCCGACGCAGCTCTTGCGGTTTCCGCCGCCACCCTGGGCTTGGCCACCTCGGTGCTGTTCTGGTCATTATTGGCCGACCGGATGGGCAGACTGCGTGCGATGAGCTTCGCGGTGTTGGCCGCCGTGGTGCTGGGGCTGGCAGTTCCCTTCTCCCCGGGGTATGAGGTCTTGCTGGTCCTGCGTTTCATTGAGGGGCTGGCGCTCGGTGGGATCCCCGCCGTCGCGTTGGCCTATCTTTCCGAGGAAATTTCGCCGCTGCATTCGGCCGTTGCCGCTGGTACCTATATCTCTGGAACCACCCTCGGTGGTTTGGCCGGGCGTCTGGTGGCCGGGCCGCTCAGTGAGTTTGTCTCCTGGCGCGTGGGCACCCTGGTGGTTTCCCTCATGGCCGCGGTTGCCGCCGCCGTGTTCATCACGATGGCGCCCAAGCCGCAGGGGTTTACGCCCGTGCCCTGGCGCAGCCCGCACCGGGTACCCCTGTGGAAAAAGTTGTGGATGAATCTGCGCAGGGGATCACTGCTGGTGCTTTATGCGCAGGGTTTTTTGCTGATGGGCGGTTTTGTGGCCGTGTACAACTATCTGGGTTTCCGCTTGGAGGCCGCACCATTTTTCATCCCCGCTTCCCTCGCGTCGCTGGTCTTTGTTGCCTACCTGTCCGGGACGTGGTCATCACGTAAATCGGGATCGATGGTGGCGCGCTTTAACCGCCTGCCGGTGCTGCTCTTCTGCATTGGACTGATGTCGGTGGGGCTGGCGGTCACGCTGGTGAATTTTTTGCCCACCGTGGTGGTGGGTTTGCTGATTTTTACCGCCGGGTTCTTTGGTGCACATTCGGTGGCCAACGGCTGGATCCCGATGCTGGCCATCGGTGGTCGGGCGCAGGCAGCCAGCCTGTACAACCTGGCCTACTATTCCGGTTCCTCGGTGTTCGGCTGGGCCCTGGGCTTCGCCTTTAATGCCGGGAACTGGGCCGGGTTGGTGCTGGCGGTGTTGTGCCTGCTGGTGTGTGCCGCGGTGCTGGCGCTGCTGGGTCTGCGCCGGGGCCCGGTCTCCGGCCCCGGCTCCGCACCGAGCTCTCTGCCCAGCTCTTAG
- a CDS encoding CPBP family intramembrane glutamic endopeptidase, producing the protein MSHTPYPRPDAPSARGRQPVFEAGSFRRGDGVVLGIYVVLFIFGAASLLALIPGFMGAFKDADSAQFAVNLIMYALVFTGVMIVAFEALRVSFATFKYHTWLKVLMIPGGWLGSLIISAIVLTAMGNPIKSENQLAIEAMTRSVPFLTMFVVTALMGPLVEEYIFRHLLIGKLSRKLNVWVCVGISVVLFASLHFIGAGSFDLTSAIPYLMLGIMMSVAYVLTGKSLAYSYMFHVFNNSVALILSYTLLPLLPQ; encoded by the coding sequence ATGTCGCACACCCCGTACCCCCGTCCCGATGCCCCGAGCGCGCGAGGGCGCCAACCGGTTTTTGAGGCCGGGTCATTTCGGCGCGGCGATGGCGTGGTGCTGGGGATCTACGTGGTGCTTTTCATCTTCGGTGCGGCCTCACTGCTGGCACTGATCCCCGGATTTATGGGGGCCTTCAAGGATGCGGACTCGGCGCAATTTGCCGTGAACCTGATCATGTACGCCCTCGTCTTTACCGGGGTGATGATCGTGGCGTTCGAGGCACTGCGAGTCTCCTTCGCCACCTTCAAATATCACACCTGGCTCAAGGTGTTGATGATCCCCGGTGGCTGGCTGGGATCACTGATCATCAGCGCCATCGTGCTCACCGCGATGGGCAACCCGATCAAGAGCGAAAATCAGTTGGCCATCGAAGCAATGACCCGCTCGGTGCCGTTTTTAACGATGTTTGTGGTCACGGCGCTCATGGGCCCGCTGGTCGAGGAATACATCTTCCGGCACCTGCTGATCGGCAAACTCAGCCGCAAACTCAACGTGTGGGTGTGTGTGGGCATCTCGGTCGTGCTCTTTGCGTCGCTGCATTTCATCGGTGCCGGGTCCTTCGATCTGACCAGCGCGATTCCCTATCTCATGCTGGGCATCATGATGTCGGTGGCCTACGTGCTGACCGGAAAATCGCTGGCCTACTCCTACATGTTCCACGTTTTTAACAACTCGGTGGCGTTGATTCTTTCCTACACGCTGCTGCCGCTGTTGCCGCAATAA